A window of Chthoniobacterales bacterium contains these coding sequences:
- the rfbC gene encoding dTDP-4-dehydrorhamnose 3,5-epimerase, producing MIFSETKLKGAFVMEPERFEDERGFFAHGWSPGELAAHGLEAPLAESAISFNKRKGTLRGMHYQASPHGQIKIVRCTMGAIYDVIIDLRKDSPTFKQWVGIELSAANRLMLYIPKEFAHGFQTLEDEAELCYHMSHAYAPEAAMGVRWNDPAFNISWPQAVSIMAERDRSYPDLDLA from the coding sequence ATGATCTTCAGTGAAACAAAGCTAAAAGGCGCGTTCGTCATGGAGCCGGAGAGATTCGAGGACGAGCGCGGTTTTTTCGCCCACGGTTGGTCCCCGGGCGAGTTAGCCGCGCACGGCCTGGAGGCGCCGCTGGCGGAGAGCGCCATCTCGTTCAATAAGAGGAAGGGCACGCTTCGCGGAATGCATTATCAGGCGTCGCCGCACGGCCAGATCAAAATCGTGCGCTGCACCATGGGCGCCATCTACGATGTTATCATCGATCTCCGGAAGGATTCTCCGACTTTCAAACAGTGGGTCGGAATCGAGCTATCCGCCGCGAATCGGCTCATGTTATACATTCCAAAGGAGTTTGCGCACGGCTTTCAAACTTTGGAAGATGAAGCCGAACTTTGTTATCACATGTCCCATGCCTACGCTCCGGAAGCCGCCATGGGTGTTCGCTGGAACGATCCCGCGTTTAACATCTCCTGGCCCCAGGCGGTAAGTATCATGGCCGAGAGGGACAGGTCCTATCCTGATTTGGATCTGGCATGA
- a CDS encoding methyltransferase domain-containing protein translates to MTFAKAELEAMARSVPSWFHSIDFGEGVVTKGWKSLSHLEHEVESFRLPDLRRKTVLDINTWDGFFAFEAERRGAARVVALDHYMWAMDPLPHHNYWKECRERGVVPQPYHTMPYYKPDEMPGKAGFDTAHRALGSKVEGMVADFMEMDVAGLGTFDVVFYFGSLYHMENPLGAMRRVATVTKELAIIETEAASFRGFEHHALCEFFESNELNADVSNWWAPNEKALAGLCRAAGFRRVESVVGPPAATETETDPGKVVRYRSVVHAWK, encoded by the coding sequence ATGACCTTTGCCAAAGCAGAACTCGAAGCGATGGCCCGAAGCGTTCCATCCTGGTTTCACTCCATTGATTTCGGAGAAGGAGTGGTGACCAAAGGCTGGAAATCGCTCTCTCACCTGGAACATGAAGTCGAGAGCTTCCGCCTGCCGGATCTGCGTCGCAAAACCGTGCTCGATATCAACACCTGGGACGGGTTTTTTGCTTTTGAAGCGGAACGACGAGGCGCAGCCCGGGTCGTTGCCCTGGATCATTACATGTGGGCGATGGATCCCCTCCCTCATCACAATTATTGGAAGGAATGCAGGGAGCGCGGCGTCGTGCCGCAGCCCTATCACACCATGCCCTACTACAAGCCGGATGAGATGCCCGGCAAGGCGGGGTTCGATACCGCACACCGCGCCCTGGGCAGCAAAGTCGAGGGGATGGTCGCCGATTTCATGGAAATGGACGTGGCGGGGTTAGGTACGTTCGATGTCGTTTTCTATTTTGGATCCCTCTATCATATGGAGAACCCGCTCGGCGCGATGAGACGCGTCGCTACCGTGACCAAGGAACTGGCTATTATCGAGACGGAGGCCGCCTCATTTCGAGGATTCGAACACCACGCGTTGTGCGAATTCTTTGAGTCCAATGAATTGAATGCGGATGTTTCCAATTGGTGGGCGCCCAACGAGAAGGCCCTCGCCGGCCTGTGCCGGGCGGCGGGTTTCAGGCGCGTGGAGTCTGTGGTTGGTCCGCCGGCGGCAACCGAGACAGAGACCGATCCGGGCAAGGTGGTTCGATACCGATCGGTTGTGCACGCGTGGAAATGA
- a CDS encoding SDR family oxidoreductase: MSLITLLGGSGFIGSALTRRLAEKNLTYVAPDRAQELAGTDLGDVIYCVGLTADFRSQPLATVEAHVCHLLHILKDCEFRSLVYLSSTRVYRNQDGIAREGDPLIVESANSDDLYAISKLMGEAVALASGRHVKVVRISNVYGPDFASENFLSSIIRDAMSKQHLTVHSSPDSERDYISIHDVVDGLLRIVLEGKQTLYNLASGTNFANRQVIEKISEITNCRITFDPAVGKVNSPRISIDRMRSEFEFQPSSVLQDLPQVIEAYKAHAGKTLHPS, from the coding sequence ATGAGCCTGATCACACTTCTGGGCGGATCTGGGTTCATTGGCTCTGCTCTTACGCGGAGGCTAGCCGAGAAGAATCTCACTTACGTCGCGCCAGACAGGGCTCAGGAACTCGCCGGCACTGATCTGGGGGACGTCATCTATTGCGTCGGATTGACGGCAGATTTCCGCTCTCAACCGCTCGCGACGGTGGAGGCCCACGTTTGCCACCTCCTGCATATCCTCAAGGACTGCGAATTTCGATCGCTCGTCTACCTCTCTTCGACGCGAGTTTATCGCAATCAGGACGGCATCGCGCGGGAAGGCGATCCGCTGATAGTCGAAAGTGCCAATTCTGACGATCTCTATGCCATCTCGAAATTGATGGGCGAAGCAGTCGCGCTGGCGTCCGGCCGGCACGTGAAGGTCGTTCGGATTTCCAACGTCTACGGACCGGACTTCGCTTCCGAGAATTTTCTCTCCTCGATCATTCGAGACGCCATGTCCAAACAACATCTTACCGTTCATTCCTCACCTGACTCGGAAAGGGATTACATCAGCATTCACGATGTGGTGGACGGCCTCCTTCGTATTGTCCTGGAGGGCAAACAGACTCTTTATAATCTGGCCAGCGGGACGAACTTTGCGAACCGGCAAGTGATCGAAAAGATCAGCGAGATAACAAACTGCCGCATTACTTTCGACCCCGCGGTTGGCAAGGTAAACTCTCCGAGGATCAGTATCGATCGGATGCGATCCGAGTTTGAGTTTCAACCTTCATCTGTGCTTCAAGATTTGCCCCAGGTTATCGAGGCCTACAAAGCCCACGCCGGAAAGACACTCCATCCGAGTTAA
- a CDS encoding carbamoyltransferase C-terminal domain-containing protein: MIILGLHRDPWHNAGVAIIREDAEGVRFASLSEERANREKDSRKFPHRSLKACLDDLEISSPEEIDLVVLDYIVRPDWSNDWYREPSEANNFLREFDPRKIRVINHHLAHAYAVFYSSGFETAAVLIVDGRGSEKETQSLFAATQDKIELIESTTAIGIGLLYAAVTQAIGFGLLQEGKTMGLAPYGAAVNKQIFQFPRRYAGVATDYSSVCVQDSYEMGAPHAPIVTFDDKARAAFEVQEETEAALLHLAEHAFNRTGADHLCISGGVALNSVANYKVLRSGIFKDIFINPAASDTGIPLGAALYGYHAISRRNKSYPGISPYLGPSYSDERITAAIEAYRGSTFNQEAFEGFSLANQNALELAVQMLADNRIVARFHGRSETGPRALGNRSILMSPVVAENKDILNRDVKHREAFRPFAPAILEEFAHEYFEIDRPSPYMLLVPPAREGKRDRIPAVIHVDETGRLQTVSKTSNQDFYSLIEQFHQKTGVPVLLNTSFNVANEPIVETPEDAIRCFLSTGIDALLIGDYLLVKENKAGPV; this comes from the coding sequence ATGATTATCTTAGGACTACATCGAGACCCATGGCATAACGCTGGGGTTGCAATCATCAGAGAGGATGCCGAAGGAGTTCGGTTCGCCAGTCTGAGCGAGGAGCGCGCCAATCGGGAAAAGGATTCCCGGAAGTTTCCGCACCGCTCCTTAAAAGCGTGCCTGGATGACCTCGAGATTTCTTCCCCGGAAGAGATCGATCTGGTTGTCTTGGACTACATCGTCAGGCCGGATTGGTCTAACGACTGGTATCGCGAGCCGAGCGAGGCCAACAATTTCTTAAGGGAATTCGATCCCCGGAAAATCAGGGTCATTAACCACCACCTCGCTCATGCCTATGCCGTATTTTACTCCTCCGGCTTCGAGACGGCGGCGGTGTTGATCGTTGATGGCCGCGGTTCGGAGAAAGAAACCCAAAGCCTGTTTGCGGCCACGCAAGACAAGATCGAGCTGATTGAATCAACGACGGCAATCGGGATAGGCCTTCTTTACGCCGCGGTAACCCAGGCCATTGGCTTCGGTTTACTGCAGGAGGGAAAAACGATGGGCCTCGCTCCGTACGGAGCTGCCGTGAACAAGCAGATTTTCCAATTTCCCCGGCGCTATGCCGGGGTGGCGACCGACTATAGTTCGGTCTGTGTGCAGGACAGTTATGAAATGGGCGCGCCGCATGCGCCGATCGTGACCTTCGACGACAAGGCGCGAGCCGCGTTCGAAGTGCAGGAGGAAACCGAAGCGGCTCTTCTCCATCTGGCCGAGCATGCGTTCAATCGAACGGGCGCGGATCATCTCTGTATTTCCGGTGGCGTTGCGCTGAATTCAGTCGCGAATTACAAGGTTCTCCGGTCCGGAATCTTCAAAGATATTTTCATCAATCCCGCCGCTTCCGACACGGGCATCCCGCTGGGCGCGGCTCTCTATGGGTACCACGCGATCTCGAGGAGGAATAAGAGTTACCCAGGAATCTCCCCCTATCTCGGACCGTCGTATTCTGATGAGCGGATCACCGCGGCCATCGAGGCCTATCGGGGTAGCACCTTCAACCAGGAGGCGTTCGAAGGATTTTCGCTCGCGAACCAGAACGCGCTGGAACTAGCTGTGCAGATGCTGGCAGATAACAGAATTGTCGCGCGCTTTCATGGCCGGTCGGAGACGGGGCCGAGGGCGCTCGGAAATCGCAGCATCCTCATGAGCCCGGTGGTTGCGGAGAACAAGGACATTCTTAACCGCGATGTAAAGCATCGGGAGGCATTCCGCCCGTTTGCCCCGGCGATTTTGGAAGAGTTTGCGCATGAGTACTTCGAGATCGACCGCCCGAGCCCCTATATGCTGCTTGTTCCGCCCGCCCGGGAGGGAAAGAGGGATCGCATTCCGGCCGTGATCCACGTTGATGAGACCGGCCGTCTCCAAACGGTCAGCAAAACGTCGAATCAGGATTTCTATTCCTTGATTGAGCAATTCCATCAGAAAACAGGCGTGCCCGTGCTCCTGAACACTTCGTTCAACGTAGCGAACGAGCCCATCGTTGAAACGCCTGAAGATGCGATCCGGTGCTTTCTCAGCACTGGCATTGACGCGTTGCTTATCGGCGACTACCTGCTCGTGAAGGAGAACAAGGCTGGACCGGTATGA
- a CDS encoding CmcI family methyltransferase, whose protein sequence is MTRSSGEKITVDTGTGEVRVENAAGEAIYAMGTPEAFSAISRAWLRSGWDAKYVYSFTWLGRPVIQLPEDLIRIQEVIYRVKPDVIIETGVAHGGSLVFYASLLAAMGHGRVIGLDIEIRPQNRAAIEAHPMSSRITLIEADSIRPETVDRVANEIGRPGAAFVVLDSKHTKDHVLSELKLYSRFVTVDSYIVVADGIMEAVAGAPRTSPDWTWNNPRSAIAEFLEENPDFEISEPAWLFNEGTVSSRVTYWPDAYLRRIR, encoded by the coding sequence ATGACAAGATCCTCAGGGGAGAAAATCACCGTCGACACAGGGACAGGCGAGGTGCGAGTGGAGAATGCCGCCGGCGAGGCAATCTACGCGATGGGCACGCCGGAAGCGTTCAGCGCGATTTCGAGGGCCTGGCTAAGGTCTGGCTGGGACGCGAAATATGTTTATAGCTTCACCTGGCTGGGACGGCCAGTCATCCAGCTGCCGGAAGACTTGATTCGCATTCAGGAGGTCATCTATCGCGTCAAGCCGGATGTCATTATCGAAACGGGGGTCGCTCACGGCGGCTCGCTTGTCTTTTATGCTTCGCTCCTGGCTGCGATGGGCCATGGACGCGTCATCGGCCTCGACATAGAAATTCGCCCGCAAAACCGCGCGGCTATCGAAGCCCACCCAATGAGCTCGCGAATCACGCTGATCGAAGCGGATTCAATCCGGCCCGAAACTGTCGATAGAGTGGCGAACGAAATCGGGCGGCCGGGCGCGGCTTTCGTCGTCCTCGACAGCAAGCACACGAAGGATCACGTCCTCTCCGAACTGAAACTCTACTCGCGCTTCGTGACGGTCGATTCCTACATCGTGGTGGCGGACGGGATCATGGAAGCGGTCGCCGGCGCGCCGCGCACGAGTCCTGATTGGACCTGGAATAATCCGCGGAGTGCCATCGCCGAATTTCTCGAAGAGAATCCGGATTTCGAAATCTCGGAGCCAGCCTGGTTATTTAACGAGGGAACCGTTTCCTCTCGCGTGACCTATTGGCCGGACGCGTACCTGCGGCGCATTCGGTGA
- a CDS encoding FkbM family methyltransferase has protein sequence MRTFSVDHSQFGEFSLFLKVARPRRHGLIVDVGVLGKDGSNSYDLMWQLGWRGILVEANPNSWEEIERDFSGLNSTLVRCAVSDVEGPVVFHLGVVDGVSSIIRAMAEAWGPSRGEVEVPARRLGDILDEQQVPMNFDLLSLDIEGMDMPVLNDLIANTNYRPRWIFLEASLDFQTKSLADLDLLSAVQDQYEIVGQTVPNLLLAHRDVLSISARARAKFHLWLARWKRSRQAGPSLK, from the coding sequence GTGAGGACCTTCAGCGTCGATCACTCGCAGTTCGGCGAGTTTTCGCTTTTCCTCAAAGTCGCGCGTCCCAGGCGTCACGGGCTCATCGTTGATGTCGGGGTCTTGGGAAAGGATGGATCAAACTCCTATGATCTAATGTGGCAGCTTGGATGGCGCGGGATTTTGGTCGAGGCCAATCCGAATTCGTGGGAGGAGATCGAGCGTGATTTTTCGGGGCTGAATTCAACTCTGGTAAGATGCGCGGTTTCGGATGTTGAGGGGCCGGTGGTCTTTCACTTGGGAGTAGTCGACGGCGTATCGTCAATCATTCGCGCCATGGCCGAGGCGTGGGGTCCCTCGAGAGGTGAGGTTGAAGTGCCGGCGCGAAGACTGGGCGATATCCTGGATGAGCAGCAGGTCCCGATGAATTTTGACCTGCTCAGTCTCGATATCGAAGGCATGGATATGCCGGTATTGAACGACCTCATTGCCAATACCAATTACCGCCCACGGTGGATTTTCCTGGAAGCGTCACTTGATTTTCAAACGAAATCGCTGGCCGACCTCGATCTGTTGTCGGCTGTTCAAGACCAATACGAGATCGTGGGGCAGACGGTGCCAAACCTGTTGCTGGCTCACCGCGATGTCCTTTCCATATCCGCCAGGGCCAGGGCGAAGTTCCACCTTTGGCTGGCCAGGTGGAAGAGATCCCGGCAAGCGGGTCCCAGCCTCAAATGA
- a CDS encoding class I SAM-dependent methyltransferase codes for MAPRTCRSCGAGLTTTFLDLGVSPLANNLIHPEEADVPEPRYPLHAHVCDHCFLVQLGEFVSPEKIFSNYPYFSSYSDTWLEHCDRYVGKMVPLLRLGPESRIVEIASNDGALLQFFRKRGLNVLGIEPAANVAHTAIEKGIPTEIGFFGRETARGIRSDFAADLIVANNVLAHVPDLNDFIAGLKLLLAPSGTITIEFPHLARLISERQFDTIYHEHFSYFSLLAAEAALLRHDLAVYDVETLATHGGSLRLFVSHTEAGRTAGGGYTSVREAELTAGLDQISTYSAFAPAVAAARQDILDFFTEARRAGKRVAGYGAAAKGSTLLNYCDIGEESMEYVVDRNPHKQRLLMPGVRLPIHAPVHVFETKPDYLFVLAWNLKEEILRTMEGIKQWGGHFVFPVPRLEII; via the coding sequence ATGGCACCGCGCACCTGCCGCTCTTGCGGGGCCGGATTGACGACAACATTCCTCGATCTTGGCGTCTCTCCCCTGGCGAATAATTTGATTCACCCAGAAGAGGCGGACGTCCCGGAGCCGCGTTATCCGCTGCACGCGCACGTCTGCGACCACTGCTTTCTCGTCCAGCTTGGTGAATTCGTTTCGCCCGAGAAAATCTTCTCCAACTATCCGTATTTCTCCTCATATTCCGATACCTGGCTGGAACATTGCGATCGCTACGTCGGCAAGATGGTGCCGCTCCTGCGTCTGGGTCCTGAATCACGAATCGTGGAAATCGCGAGCAACGATGGCGCGCTGCTCCAGTTCTTTCGGAAACGCGGGCTGAATGTCTTGGGTATAGAGCCGGCCGCCAACGTCGCTCACACGGCCATCGAAAAAGGTATTCCTACCGAGATCGGATTCTTCGGTCGCGAGACGGCGCGAGGTATTCGGAGCGATTTTGCCGCCGATCTTATCGTCGCGAACAACGTCCTGGCCCACGTCCCCGACCTGAACGATTTCATCGCCGGTCTCAAGCTCCTCCTCGCGCCATCCGGCACGATCACCATCGAATTTCCCCATCTCGCGCGGCTGATCAGCGAGCGCCAGTTCGATACGATTTATCACGAGCATTTCTCTTACTTCTCGTTGCTCGCGGCCGAGGCGGCTCTGTTGCGGCACGATCTGGCGGTTTACGATGTGGAAACGCTCGCGACCCATGGCGGCTCGTTAAGGCTTTTTGTATCGCACACCGAAGCGGGCCGGACGGCCGGCGGAGGGTATACTTCGGTGCGCGAGGCGGAACTCACCGCCGGTCTTGACCAGATCTCTACCTATTCAGCGTTCGCGCCAGCGGTCGCCGCAGCCAGGCAGGACATCCTCGACTTCTTCACCGAAGCCCGGCGGGCCGGAAAACGCGTGGCCGGATACGGAGCCGCGGCGAAAGGGAGCACACTCCTCAACTATTGTGACATCGGCGAAGAATCGATGGAATATGTCGTGGATCGGAATCCCCATAAGCAGAGATTGCTTATGCCGGGGGTGCGCCTTCCCATTCACGCCCCAGTCCATGTGTTCGAAACCAAACCCGATTATCTGTTCGTTCTCGCCTGGAACCTGAAAGAGGAAATCCTCCGCACGATGGAAGGAATCAAACAGTGGGGCGGCCACTTCGTGTTTCCGGTTCCGCGGCTTGAAATCATTTGA
- the rfbG gene encoding CDP-glucose 4,6-dehydratase: MVNPSPQFWNGRRVLVTGHTGFKGAWLWQLLLALGAEPTGIGLPPDTDPSLSAILGLPDHPQSHCLDIRERDLLARKVGEAEPEIVFHLAAQSLVRRSYAQPVETYSTNVMGTTHLLEALRSTPSVRGIVVVTSDKVYRNVNLPVAYRETDELGGHDPYSSSKACVELTVASWRLSFFTSQPQPVGLATARAGNVVGGGDWAQDRLIPDLVRAFTSGVPAQIRNPSAVRAWIHVLEPLIGYLALAERLWNEPNLFAEAWNFGPDENQARSVEEVVRLSKELWQEGASWRPAETSNPHETMILRLNAAKARDRLDWRPRLEFDETLAWTIDWYRRWQGGANASALCREQIERYLVTGT, from the coding sequence ATGGTGAACCCTTCGCCGCAGTTCTGGAATGGGCGCCGCGTCCTTGTAACCGGGCACACCGGTTTCAAAGGAGCCTGGCTTTGGCAGCTCCTGCTGGCCCTGGGCGCCGAACCGACCGGAATTGGTTTGCCGCCAGATACTGATCCCAGCTTATCCGCCATTCTTGGATTACCGGATCATCCGCAATCTCACTGCCTCGATATCCGAGAGCGGGATCTGCTCGCGCGCAAAGTGGGGGAGGCAGAGCCCGAGATCGTGTTTCACCTCGCCGCTCAATCGCTCGTCCGACGTTCCTACGCGCAACCGGTCGAGACTTACTCGACTAACGTGATGGGGACAACCCACCTGCTCGAGGCCCTTCGCTCCACGCCTTCGGTCCGCGGCATCGTGGTCGTAACCAGCGACAAAGTGTATCGAAACGTGAATCTCCCTGTAGCCTATCGTGAAACTGATGAGCTCGGCGGCCATGACCCTTATAGCAGCAGCAAGGCTTGTGTGGAATTGACCGTCGCGAGTTGGCGTCTCTCCTTTTTCACCAGCCAACCCCAGCCCGTGGGCCTGGCAACCGCGCGCGCCGGCAATGTCGTTGGGGGTGGGGACTGGGCCCAAGATCGACTCATTCCCGATCTGGTCCGTGCCTTCACAAGCGGGGTTCCGGCACAAATCCGGAACCCCAGCGCGGTCCGGGCGTGGATTCATGTTCTGGAGCCGTTGATCGGATATCTTGCCCTGGCGGAACGGCTCTGGAACGAGCCGAATCTTTTCGCCGAAGCCTGGAACTTCGGACCTGACGAAAACCAGGCACGTTCCGTGGAAGAAGTAGTCCGCCTGTCGAAGGAGCTATGGCAGGAAGGCGCCAGCTGGCGGCCGGCTGAAACTTCAAATCCTCACGAGACAATGATCTTACGCCTTAATGCCGCCAAGGCGAGAGATCGCCTGGATTGGCGTCCGCGGCTCGAATTCGACGAAACCCTCGCGTGGACAATTGACTGGTATCGGCGCTGGCAAGGTGGCGCCAACGCCTCAGCGTTGTGCCGCGAACAAATCGAACGCTACCTGGTGACGGGAACGTAA
- a CDS encoding methyltransferase domain-containing protein, which produces MMAEKSGEQSELFAPEPPWPAPELGDCYFYHSLDFPDGTSIQGCWDIRGRFDEYIGRYPLAGKTVLDVGTATGFLAFSAEAAGARVTALDARDSGQFERIPFSDSLYHRDRSAWIKDFEATSHRPLRNGFWHAWHRLQSKVEVIYASAGKLHSWDRRFDVVLAGAIIEHLADPVSAIGNMARLANEAVIIAFTDVHDSEELIMRANGDWSNPACDYEWWALSRGLYCQVLKNLGFEMEITACTALCNPNPFNDLSAPQEVTRPTIIARRVKVKPPTGVSP; this is translated from the coding sequence ATGATGGCTGAGAAGTCAGGAGAACAAAGCGAGTTGTTTGCGCCGGAACCGCCCTGGCCGGCACCGGAGCTCGGCGATTGCTATTTTTATCACAGTCTTGATTTCCCGGACGGCACGTCGATTCAAGGGTGTTGGGACATTCGCGGTCGCTTCGACGAGTACATTGGTCGATACCCGCTCGCCGGGAAGACCGTCCTTGATGTCGGCACCGCAACCGGATTCCTGGCCTTTTCCGCGGAAGCAGCCGGCGCGCGGGTTACGGCCTTGGATGCACGCGACTCCGGGCAGTTCGAACGAATTCCTTTTAGTGATTCGCTCTATCATCGGGATCGATCCGCCTGGATCAAAGACTTTGAGGCGACGAGTCACCGGCCGCTGAGGAATGGCTTTTGGCACGCCTGGCACAGGCTCCAAAGCAAGGTGGAAGTGATATACGCGTCCGCTGGCAAGCTCCATTCCTGGGATCGCCGGTTCGACGTCGTCCTCGCTGGGGCCATTATCGAACATCTCGCTGATCCAGTTTCGGCGATTGGAAATATGGCTCGGCTGGCGAACGAGGCCGTCATTATTGCCTTTACCGACGTGCATGATTCAGAAGAATTGATCATGCGCGCCAATGGCGACTGGTCGAACCCCGCCTGCGATTATGAATGGTGGGCTCTCTCTCGCGGTCTTTACTGTCAGGTGCTCAAGAATCTTGGGTTTGAGATGGAGATCACCGCGTGCACCGCTCTTTGTAATCCCAACCCGTTTAACGACCTGAGTGCTCCGCAGGAAGTTACCCGACCGACAATTATTGCACGCAGGGTAAAAGTGAAGCCGCCAACCGGTGTCTCGCCCTGA
- a CDS encoding glycosyltransferase: MSLSSRPMFSVIIPTRARPDTLRHALRTVVAQEERDLEIIVHESGDDPATAGVLAEFDDPRILSFKTIEPVRMTENWERALQRATGDYLFVLGDDDGLLPKACMIARHLLEKQPAGILSWRPALYFWPDFFEADARDKIIAIYGTELECTLKSSRATLYPTYHFRDYYIELPMIYNSFVSRRLIERVYQSHDRYFIGSMPDVVSGVINLCYSSQFLRCNRPLSISGVSRHSTGHNFGSGKPELQTKIKSSAFGSGIPIHPTMVPSHSFPLAVGNEFLIVKERVFPDGEPEFDYVAMLQAALQSLNDIPEEYDLVLEHCREIAKRNGLTIDERDIVPPGPRPARPRPGRHQAALGTILETVDGQSAAASNVFDATKILDRLMPKPAIDSSRFLVEPNQIEVIALDNSVQTILDFSAAGNGAILLGLGWSNIESWGVWSDGPRSDLFLPLSGEVCGPLRISIHGQLFHPPRRLRLLIEHDSLILFEHEAPIETEAVALELGPITIPAELSSIKLRTIFAFDHCDSPVELGLSDDIRKLGFGLHRVEISVASNKQSASIP, translated from the coding sequence ATGTCGCTTTCATCCAGGCCGATGTTTTCAGTGATCATCCCCACCCGGGCCCGTCCTGATACCCTGCGCCATGCCTTAAGAACGGTGGTTGCTCAGGAAGAGCGAGACCTGGAGATCATTGTGCACGAGAGCGGGGATGATCCGGCGACCGCCGGGGTCCTCGCCGAGTTCGACGACCCCCGGATCCTTTCGTTCAAAACAATTGAGCCGGTGCGGATGACTGAAAACTGGGAGCGCGCCCTTCAGCGGGCGACAGGCGACTATTTATTTGTTCTGGGCGATGATGACGGCTTGCTCCCGAAGGCATGCATGATTGCTCGCCACCTTCTGGAAAAGCAACCCGCCGGGATCCTTTCCTGGCGCCCAGCCCTGTATTTTTGGCCCGACTTTTTCGAAGCCGATGCCCGGGACAAGATTATCGCAATCTACGGCACGGAGTTGGAATGCACTTTGAAGAGCTCTCGGGCAACCCTTTATCCTACCTATCACTTTCGGGATTACTACATTGAGTTACCAATGATCTATAACTCTTTTGTCTCCCGGAGATTGATTGAAAGGGTTTATCAATCGCACGACCGCTACTTCATTGGATCGATGCCCGATGTGGTATCGGGAGTAATCAATCTTTGTTATTCGAGCCAATTTCTTCGTTGTAACCGTCCGCTCTCTATCAGCGGAGTTTCCCGCCATAGCACCGGCCATAACTTTGGAAGTGGAAAGCCAGAGTTACAAACCAAGATCAAGAGCAGCGCCTTCGGGAGTGGTATTCCAATCCATCCCACGATGGTCCCCAGTCATAGTTTCCCGCTCGCGGTCGGAAATGAGTTTTTGATCGTGAAAGAGAGGGTGTTCCCGGATGGGGAACCCGAGTTCGATTATGTGGCCATGCTGCAGGCAGCCCTCCAGTCTCTCAACGACATCCCCGAAGAGTATGACCTCGTTCTGGAACATTGCCGGGAGATTGCGAAACGGAACGGCCTAACGATTGATGAGCGTGACATAGTCCCGCCTGGACCCAGGCCTGCGCGCCCGCGCCCGGGTCGCCATCAAGCTGCTCTGGGCACTATCCTGGAGACCGTGGACGGACAGTCGGCCGCGGCCTCGAATGTGTTCGATGCCACGAAGATACTCGATCGCCTCATGCCGAAGCCGGCCATTGATTCCTCCCGTTTTCTAGTCGAACCGAACCAAATCGAAGTCATTGCTCTCGATAATTCCGTTCAAACCATCCTGGATTTCTCCGCTGCGGGAAACGGTGCGATTCTCCTCGGACTGGGCTGGAGCAACATCGAAAGTTGGGGCGTCTGGTCGGACGGGCCGCGCTCGGACCTGTTCCTCCCCTTGAGCGGAGAGGTTTGTGGTCCCCTTCGGATCTCGATCCACGGACAGCTATTTCACCCACCCAGAAGACTGCGGCTTCTTATCGAACACGATTCGCTGATCCTCTTTGAGCATGAGGCTCCGATTGAAACTGAAGCCGTCGCCCTCGAACTTGGTCCGATCACTATTCCGGCGGAATTGTCATCGATAAAACTACGGACCATCTTTGCCTTCGACCATTGTGACAGCCCGGTGGAGCTTGGCCTCAGTGACGATATTCGCAAACTGGGATTCGGTTTGCATCGTGTTGAAATTTCTGTCGCATCCAATAAACAGTCAGCCAGCATCCCCTGA